In one window of candidate division KSB1 bacterium DNA:
- a CDS encoding class I SAM-dependent methyltransferase, protein MKNFSKPFPARAFSIETMVERRRQFFERCTAFRLCHHEFAVGLTVDYYAGYLLCNYYQDFPPGRLPEIVKEFARALERNGLPFLGAVKKFRPENLSHVSDDKGMKIHQPVLILGDMPASRFTIEENDLQFAVSFHEGHSTGLFLDIKHARQLVRQITKPGHEVLNLFSYTGGFSIAAAAGGASRVIEVDTGAKWLRWARENQALNGVTVVRQRREDAVSFLHKQKAAAFDLIICDPPTYSTAKSGGRFTVEKSYRLMVEDFHRVLRPSGHLLACTNYRALPKKKFFSLFVQRFKLAQEVPISEDFAGDDYLKVGLFRKL, encoded by the coding sequence ATGAAAAATTTTTCCAAGCCGTTTCCTGCGCGCGCTTTCAGCATTGAAACGATGGTCGAAAGACGGCGACAATTTTTTGAACGCTGCACGGCTTTTCGGCTGTGCCATCACGAGTTTGCCGTTGGTCTCACAGTTGACTACTATGCCGGTTACTTGTTGTGCAATTATTATCAAGACTTCCCGCCGGGGCGATTGCCGGAGATCGTCAAAGAGTTCGCCCGCGCGCTCGAACGGAACGGGCTGCCGTTTCTCGGCGCTGTCAAAAAATTCCGTCCGGAAAATCTTTCGCACGTGAGCGATGACAAAGGCATGAAAATCCATCAGCCGGTTTTGATTTTGGGTGACATGCCGGCGTCGCGTTTCACCATCGAAGAGAATGACTTGCAGTTTGCTGTCTCTTTTCACGAAGGCCACAGCACGGGCTTGTTTTTGGATATCAAACACGCCCGCCAACTTGTTCGACAAATTACGAAACCGGGGCACGAGGTGTTGAATCTGTTTTCGTACACCGGCGGTTTTTCCATTGCCGCGGCGGCCGGCGGCGCCAGCCGCGTGATCGAAGTCGACACCGGCGCCAAGTGGCTGCGCTGGGCGCGGGAAAATCAGGCACTCAATGGCGTCACCGTTGTGCGACAGCGCCGGGAAGATGCCGTATCCTTTTTGCACAAACAAAAAGCCGCAGCATTTGATCTGATCATTTGTGACCCGCCGACGTATTCCACCGCCAAATCCGGCGGCCGGTTCACGGTTGAAAAAAGTTACCGCTTGATGGTTGAAGACTTTCATCGGGTTCTGCGCCCCAGCGGCCATTTGCTTGCCTGCACGAATTATCGCGCTCTGCCGAAAAAGAAATTTTTCAGTTTGTTTGTCCAACGCTTCAAATTGGCGCAGGAAGTTCCGATCAGCGAGGATTTTGCCGGAGATGATTATCTCAAAGTCGGTTTGTTTAGAAAATTGTAA
- a CDS encoding SET domain-containing protein: MLHPSIVIKDSGIQGKGLFASEDIQAGEITWRQDPNQPRYHLDTIRSWPKEKQEKFFRLAYQVGDEWYHGPVDDSDFDPADFMNHSCDPNTWFIDDATMVARRDIKKGEEITYDYSTSEAAESFVLHCRCGAPDCRKIVRGSDYRLNKSLREKYGRRVMEHVRQSAARPHDFESR; encoded by the coding sequence ATGTTGCATCCTTCCATCGTCATCAAAGACAGCGGCATTCAAGGCAAAGGCTTGTTTGCGAGCGAAGACATTCAAGCCGGTGAAATAACCTGGCGGCAAGACCCGAATCAACCGCGGTATCATCTCGACACCATCCGCAGTTGGCCAAAAGAAAAGCAGGAGAAATTTTTTCGGCTGGCTTATCAAGTCGGTGACGAATGGTATCATGGCCCGGTGGATGACTCTGATTTTGATCCGGCTGATTTTATGAATCACAGTTGCGATCCGAACACCTGGTTCATTGACGATGCGACGATGGTCGCCCGGCGTGACATTAAAAAGGGCGAAGAAATCACCTACGATTATTCAACCAGCGAAGCCGCGGAGAGCTTTGTCTTGCACTGCCGCTGCGGCGCGCCGGATTGCCGTAAAATCGTACGCGGATCGGATTATCGTTTGAACAAATCTTTGCGGGAGAAATATGGGAGACGGGTGATGGAGCATGTACGCCAAAGCGCTGCGAGACCTCATGATTTTGAATCGCGATGA
- a CDS encoding ABC transporter permease — translation MKKYQPESWEKIRAQIYEAMREALITLRSNRLRSGLVILGVLIGVASLMGMVATLSGLEKFIAASISGEGTPILSLQKVNFLAGEGHKEWEKRKNFTTDDAFALAELPHVRGVMIEYGRGTVVKYKDRKSQLIHVAGTNQPFLHVQNINVGEGRFFTQFEEEHRRNVAVLGDKAAQSLFPYEDPIGKLIRIDGKEYEVVGVFAKRKTIFGGFADNFMAIPYTAFERDFLWRRQGPELHVVVESEARLDEVRENMRSLMRMRRKVPIGQPDDFAIITSEAVIEFTESITDKIALALVVLSSIALMVGGIGVMVIMLVSVTERTAEIGVRKALGATRSQITWQFLIEAATLSGIGGLLGLFIGAGFAFLVSKLLGFPYVLPLGWVFISVIISAGVGLFFGIFPARKAARLHPIVALRHE, via the coding sequence ATGAAAAAATATCAACCCGAATCCTGGGAAAAAATCCGCGCGCAAATCTACGAGGCCATGCGCGAAGCCTTGATCACGCTGCGCAGCAATCGCCTGCGCTCCGGCCTGGTCATTCTCGGTGTGCTAATCGGCGTGGCCAGCTTGATGGGGATGGTCGCGACGTTATCGGGTTTGGAAAAATTCATTGCCGCCTCCATTAGCGGCGAGGGAACGCCGATTTTATCCCTACAAAAGGTGAATTTTCTCGCCGGTGAGGGCCATAAAGAATGGGAAAAGCGAAAGAATTTTACGACCGATGATGCTTTCGCGCTGGCGGAGCTGCCACACGTGCGCGGCGTCATGATCGAGTATGGACGCGGCACCGTCGTCAAATATAAAGATCGCAAATCACAGCTCATCCACGTGGCGGGAACGAATCAGCCGTTTTTGCATGTGCAAAACATCAATGTCGGCGAAGGCAGATTCTTCACGCAATTCGAGGAGGAACATCGCCGGAACGTTGCCGTGCTTGGCGACAAGGCGGCGCAATCGCTTTTTCCCTATGAGGACCCCATCGGCAAGCTGATTCGCATCGATGGCAAGGAGTATGAAGTGGTCGGCGTTTTTGCCAAACGTAAAACGATTTTCGGCGGCTTCGCCGATAATTTTATGGCCATTCCCTACACGGCTTTTGAGCGCGATTTTCTCTGGCGCCGGCAAGGCCCGGAGCTTCATGTCGTCGTGGAGTCAGAGGCCCGCCTGGATGAGGTCCGTGAGAATATGCGCTCGCTCATGCGCATGCGCCGCAAGGTTCCGATTGGCCAGCCCGACGATTTCGCGATTATCACTTCGGAAGCGGTGATCGAGTTTACCGAAAGCATCACCGACAAAATCGCGCTGGCGCTGGTCGTGCTGTCGTCGATTGCGCTGATGGTCGGCGGCATCGGCGTCATGGTGATCATGCTCGTCTCCGTCACCGAACGCACCGCCGAGATCGGCGTGCGCAAGGCTCTGGGCGCCACGCGCAGCCAAATCACCTGGCAGTTTCTCATTGAGGCCGCCACGCTGTCGGGAATCGGCGGGTTGTTGGGTTTGTTTATCGGCGCCGGTTTCGCCTTCCTCGTTTCCAAGTTATTGGGCTTTCCTTATGTTTTGCCCCTCGGCTGGGTTTTTATTTCCGTCATCATTTCCGCCGGCGTCGGCCTCTTTTTCGGCATCTTTCCGGCGCGCAAAGCCGCGAGGCTTCATCCGATCGTTGCCCTGCGGCACGAATAA
- a CDS encoding sugar transferase, with the protein MNATHADWTETPAGSTNGFLRESALRRYHLVIKSAIEPAGGKTPPSPKRASRRRWLKFKGEWLIAPFFLFSSLAIILLAPEKLVKKITAPFTKADFWDQVGKRTLDFVGAIAGFIFSAIFFIVVPVLIKMDSKGPVFYGQQRAGLNYRKRDRRQVNIVVAHDRRVAERRQQDLFGRPFTVYKFRTMQVDAEKNSGAVWAQKNDPRVTRMGRILRFIHMDEIPQFFNVLCGEMSLVGPRPERPQIMARLIEDIPQFPERLQVKPGITGIAQIYCGYDASIEDAREKLQYDLLYVKNSTFKYDVKIMLKTLWMIIHGREVVKS; encoded by the coding sequence ATGAATGCAACGCATGCCGATTGGACCGAAACGCCGGCCGGTTCGACGAACGGTTTTTTGCGTGAAAGCGCGCTGCGCCGTTATCATCTTGTGATCAAATCCGCCATCGAGCCGGCGGGCGGCAAAACGCCGCCCTCGCCAAAGCGCGCGAGCCGCCGGCGGTGGCTGAAATTCAAAGGCGAATGGCTGATTGCGCCGTTTTTTCTGTTCAGCTCGCTGGCGATCATTCTGCTGGCGCCGGAAAAGCTGGTAAAAAAAATTACCGCGCCGTTTACCAAGGCCGATTTTTGGGATCAGGTCGGCAAGCGGACGCTGGATTTTGTCGGCGCCATCGCCGGATTTATTTTCTCCGCGATTTTTTTCATCGTCGTGCCGGTTCTGATCAAAATGGATTCCAAAGGTCCGGTTTTTTACGGACAGCAACGTGCCGGCTTGAATTATCGCAAGCGCGACCGCCGGCAGGTGAATATTGTTGTGGCGCACGACCGCCGCGTCGCCGAACGCCGCCAGCAGGATTTGTTCGGCCGGCCGTTTACCGTATACAAGTTCCGCACGATGCAGGTTGACGCGGAAAAAAACAGCGGCGCGGTGTGGGCGCAAAAAAATGACCCGCGGGTGACGCGCATGGGTCGCATTTTGCGCTTCATTCACATGGATGAGATTCCGCAATTTTTCAACGTCTTGTGCGGTGAAATGAGTTTGGTCGGGCCGCGGCCGGAGCGCCCGCAAATCATGGCCAGGCTGATTGAAGACATTCCGCAGTTTCCTGAGCGGTTGCAAGTCAAACCGGGCATCACCGGCATCGCGCAAATTTACTGCGGCTATGACGCTTCAATTGAGGACGCCCGCGAAAAACTCCAGTATGATTTGTTGTATGTGAAAAATTCGACGTTTAAATACGATGTCAAGATTATGCTGAAAACGCTGTGGATGATCATCCATGGCCGTGAAGTGGTGAAATCCTGA
- a CDS encoding SpoIID/LytB domain-containing protein — protein MSWIRITLTPPTLQIQSAGFSRSVSLTDTINLAATEGYFFAMVRQHRTAINAAGEARLEARRYAGSIKVFVAGNELCAVNLTPVDDYLAGVLAAEMPQADLAALQAQAVVSRTYLVKYDQRHQRAGYQFCDLTHCQTYKGSDGVTAKIKRAVVATKDEILTFAHQPITAYYSSTCGGFTADDAGVWTKTADQPYLRSITDAANQLDFCRNSPHYQWRSRLPADSLHQIWRQRLGEPITSIAITKKGVDGRVRELALIGHSLHLLSGEDFRAVTCRAFGWNTLKSTAFDLQIEKNAYIFEGRGLGHGLGLCQYGTMEMARQGYTYQEILRHFFPGTEIRKYKEKF, from the coding sequence TTGAGCTGGATTCGAATCACTCTCACGCCGCCCACTTTGCAGATTCAAAGCGCCGGCTTCAGCCGTTCAGTGTCATTAACCGACACCATCAACCTCGCTGCTACCGAGGGCTATTTTTTTGCGATGGTCCGTCAGCATCGCACAGCGATAAACGCTGCGGGCGAAGCAAGGCTCGAGGCTCGGCGCTATGCCGGTTCAATAAAAGTTTTCGTCGCCGGCAATGAACTGTGTGCCGTCAATCTCACGCCGGTTGACGACTACCTCGCCGGTGTTCTCGCCGCAGAAATGCCGCAGGCTGATTTGGCGGCTCTACAGGCGCAAGCCGTGGTTTCGCGGACTTATTTGGTGAAATATGATCAACGCCACCAACGAGCCGGCTATCAGTTTTGTGATCTCACGCATTGTCAGACGTATAAAGGAAGCGACGGCGTGACGGCTAAAATCAAACGTGCCGTCGTCGCGACAAAAGATGAAATTCTGACGTTTGCTCATCAACCGATCACCGCCTACTACAGTTCGACCTGCGGCGGCTTCACCGCTGATGACGCCGGTGTTTGGACGAAGACCGCCGATCAACCTTATTTGCGAAGCATCACCGACGCCGCCAATCAACTTGACTTTTGCAGAAATTCGCCGCATTATCAGTGGCGCAGCCGTTTGCCAGCCGACAGCCTGCATCAAATTTGGCGGCAGCGACTGGGCGAGCCGATTACTTCCATCGCCATCACCAAAAAAGGTGTGGATGGTCGCGTGCGCGAGCTGGCGCTGATCGGCCATTCGCTTCATCTTCTCAGCGGCGAAGATTTCCGCGCCGTCACCTGCCGTGCTTTCGGATGGAACACTTTGAAGAGCACTGCATTTGATTTGCAAATTGAAAAAAATGCCTATATTTTTGAAGGGCGTGGCTTGGGACACGGGCTCGGCCTTTGTCAATACGGCACGATGGAAATGGCGCGGCAAGGGTATACTTATCAAGAGATTTTGCGGCATTTTTTCCCGGGAACAGAGATTCGAAAGTATAAGGAAAAGTTTTAG
- a CDS encoding efflux RND transporter periplasmic adaptor subunit has translation MNKKKLWIGIGLVLLIAIFVVANLTMSRKSATAVESQKVEERELRALVSASGKLRAKTSVDISASTSGKVVKLAVDEGDKVVKGQFLMQIDPTPAEASVRQSEASLAAAKANLDLARANLQQAQNEYERQKALFEKKLTSEELLQRARTSYEVQRMQAQAAEQDVQRWQAMLTNARHELQKVNVHSDIAGLVTKRNIEEGENVFVGAFNNPATVLLTVADLSVIEAEVEVDETDIVNVKVGQEAAVKVDAYPDTSFKGQVTKVGHSPILSTAAGVGQQQATSFEVIVQLIEAIPNVRPGLSCKADITTGYREKAIAVPIQALTLRKPSQLKPLNPKERKSKLTNGEAAADTTKEKEVQGAFIIKDGKVQFSEVKTGIAGDRFFEVLSGLQPNDEVVIGPFSALRRLRNEALVKVEKKLKKE, from the coding sequence ATGAACAAGAAAAAACTGTGGATCGGCATCGGCCTGGTGCTGTTGATTGCGATCTTCGTGGTTGCCAATCTGACGATGAGCCGCAAAAGCGCCACGGCTGTGGAATCGCAAAAAGTTGAAGAACGCGAGTTGCGGGCGTTGGTTTCGGCCTCAGGCAAGCTGCGCGCGAAAACCTCGGTGGACATCAGCGCCAGCACCAGCGGCAAAGTCGTCAAGCTTGCCGTGGACGAGGGCGATAAGGTTGTAAAGGGCCAGTTTCTGATGCAAATCGATCCGACGCCAGCCGAGGCCAGCGTCCGGCAAAGCGAAGCGAGTCTGGCTGCGGCCAAGGCGAATCTCGATTTGGCGAGAGCCAATTTGCAACAGGCGCAAAACGAGTATGAACGCCAGAAAGCACTGTTCGAGAAAAAATTAACCTCGGAAGAGCTGTTGCAAAGGGCGCGCACCAGCTACGAGGTTCAACGAATGCAGGCGCAGGCCGCGGAGCAGGATGTGCAGCGCTGGCAGGCGATGCTCACCAACGCGCGTCATGAGCTGCAAAAAGTAAATGTGCATTCCGACATCGCCGGCCTCGTCACCAAGCGCAACATCGAAGAGGGCGAGAACGTTTTCGTCGGCGCGTTCAACAATCCGGCAACCGTGTTGCTCACCGTCGCCGATCTTTCGGTGATCGAAGCCGAAGTCGAGGTCGATGAAACCGATATTGTCAATGTCAAGGTCGGGCAGGAAGCGGCCGTCAAAGTCGATGCCTATCCCGATACTTCATTTAAGGGGCAGGTGACAAAAGTCGGCCACAGCCCGATTCTCAGCACGGCGGCCGGTGTTGGGCAGCAGCAAGCGACAAGCTTTGAAGTCATCGTGCAATTGATCGAAGCGATTCCGAACGTCAGGCCCGGCCTTTCTTGCAAGGCCGACATTACCACCGGTTATCGCGAGAAAGCCATTGCCGTGCCGATTCAGGCGTTGACGCTGCGCAAACCCTCCCAGCTCAAGCCACTGAATCCCAAAGAGCGCAAGAGCAAACTCACCAACGGCGAAGCGGCGGCCGACACCACCAAAGAAAAAGAGGTGCAGGGCGCTTTTATCATTAAAGACGGCAAGGTCCAATTCAGCGAGGTTAAAACCGGCATCGCCGGCGACCGCTTCTTCGAAGTGCTTTCCGGCTTGCAGCCCAATGATGAAGTGGTGATCGGTCCGTTCAGCGCGCTGCGGCGGTTACGCAACGAAGCTCTCGTGAAGGTCGAGAAAAAGTTGAAAAAGGAGTAG
- a CDS encoding DUF3108 domain-containing protein — translation MKKIFVGLILAWSTITPIHAQFDPTRLIPETLRYRLQSGSTQVGSSTVTISHDNANGTLHIVESISGLFEQTAIVTIRNDTSLQPLATQAVFSRDNQYHDVQLHYSRDGKRVTGEIRRPPDLGGVCVIDVTFPNAAVDVYAAPHLLRASPLLIGKTIQFPLFNVLQNEKSLARAWVAKIETVTVAAGRFECFRLESFLGNSRLILNIDTQFPHRMIRQILPALQIKFELAEVE, via the coding sequence ATGAAGAAAATTTTTGTTGGCCTCATTTTGGCATGGTCGACCATAACTCCCATCCATGCACAGTTTGATCCCACCCGGCTGATTCCGGAGACGCTGCGTTATCGCTTGCAATCCGGTTCGACACAAGTCGGCAGTTCAACCGTGACGATCAGCCATGATAACGCCAACGGTACCCTCCACATCGTCGAATCAATTTCCGGCCTTTTTGAGCAAACCGCGATCGTCACGATCCGCAACGACACCAGCTTGCAGCCGTTGGCCACTCAGGCGGTCTTTTCACGCGATAATCAATATCACGACGTGCAATTGCATTACAGCCGCGACGGAAAACGTGTCACCGGCGAAATCCGCCGGCCGCCGGATTTGGGTGGAGTCTGCGTGATCGACGTGACGTTTCCCAATGCCGCCGTCGACGTTTATGCCGCGCCTCATCTGCTGCGCGCCTCACCCTTGCTGATCGGCAAAACCATTCAATTTCCACTCTTCAATGTCTTGCAAAATGAAAAAAGTTTGGCGAGAGCCTGGGTGGCAAAAATTGAAACCGTCACCGTCGCCGCCGGACGCTTTGAGTGTTTTCGCCTTGAATCCTTCCTCGGCAATTCCCGCCTGATTCTGAACATTGACACGCAATTTCCCCATCGCATGATCCGGCAAATTCTGCCGGCATTGCAGATCAAATTTGAGTTGGCAGAAGTTGAGTAG
- a CDS encoding ABC transporter permease, with amino-acid sequence MQQIWESFAIALRALWANKLRSALTILCVVISITSIIAVVSIVDGMDFYVKDKIASQGSNVFTISRVNEWEILTDFDKFLKSLKNPRLTLEDLEALRQEMTLAEFTDAAISRSERVSNGRRFVEEVDIRGRTEEYSAIGEFPLASGRHLSRLDVQQRREVCVLGWEIANSLFPNTDPLQQTVKIAGRHYTVVGVCEKKASILGSNQNIFAFIPITTHLKHFGSRWRSLSIPVRTTSMETFQAAQEEARQILRIRHKLKPAEEDDFYITASEQLLSLWETVSRAIFGSLLGVVSITLVVGGIIIMNVMLVAVTERTREIGIRKALGAKRRHITMQFIIESITLTVIGGIIGIALGFMAAYLVAAFSPLPYRIALWSIILALIISFVVGLFFGVYPARKAAKLDPVEALRYE; translated from the coding sequence ATGCAACAAATCTGGGAAAGTTTTGCGATTGCTTTGCGCGCGTTGTGGGCGAACAAGCTGCGCTCGGCGCTCACGATATTGTGCGTCGTGATTTCCATCACCTCGATCATCGCGGTGGTGTCGATTGTCGACGGCATGGATTTTTACGTCAAGGACAAGATCGCCTCCCAGGGCAGCAACGTTTTCACGATCAGCCGCGTCAATGAGTGGGAGATTCTGACGGATTTCGACAAATTTCTCAAGTCGCTCAAGAATCCCCGGCTCACGCTGGAAGATCTCGAGGCGCTGCGCCAGGAAATGACGCTGGCCGAATTTACCGACGCCGCCATCAGCCGCAGTGAGCGCGTGAGCAACGGCCGGCGCTTCGTTGAAGAAGTCGATATTCGCGGCCGCACCGAAGAATATTCGGCCATTGGCGAATTTCCCCTCGCCAGCGGCCGGCATCTCAGCCGCCTGGACGTGCAGCAGCGGCGCGAAGTTTGCGTGCTCGGTTGGGAAATTGCCAACAGTCTCTTTCCCAACACTGACCCGCTGCAGCAAACCGTGAAGATCGCCGGGCGGCATTATACCGTCGTCGGAGTTTGCGAAAAAAAGGCCTCGATTCTCGGTTCCAATCAAAACATCTTCGCGTTCATTCCGATCACGACACATTTGAAACATTTCGGCTCGCGCTGGCGCTCGCTGTCCATTCCGGTTCGCACCACCAGCATGGAAACGTTTCAAGCGGCGCAGGAAGAAGCCCGGCAAATTCTGCGCATTCGCCACAAACTGAAACCCGCCGAGGAAGACGATTTTTATATTACAGCTTCGGAGCAGCTCCTGTCGCTATGGGAGACGGTCAGCCGCGCGATTTTCGGATCGCTGCTCGGCGTGGTGAGCATCACGCTGGTCGTCGGCGGCATCATCATCATGAACGTCATGCTCGTCGCCGTCACCGAACGCACGCGCGAGATCGGCATTCGCAAGGCCTTGGGCGCCAAACGCCGCCATATCACCATGCAGTTCATCATCGAGTCGATCACGCTGACTGTTATCGGCGGCATCATCGGCATTGCGCTGGGTTTCATGGCCGCTTATCTCGTCGCCGCCTTCTCGCCGCTGCCTTATCGCATCGCGCTGTGGTCGATCATTTTGGCACTGATCATTTCTTTTGTGGTTGGCTTGTTTTTCGGCGTTTATCCGGCGCGGAAAGCGGCCAAATTGGATCCCGTTGAGGCGTTGAGGTATGAATAA